In Lactobacillus sp. ESL0791, the sequence ATAATAAACTTACTAACTTAAAAGCGGATAAGCACCGAATTTATAAGATTGAATGGAATTAACTTAAAAATGATATTGAATTTAATAGATAGGCAACTACTTGTAGTTCGAATTAGTCCATAAATGTAAAAAGGGAAACAAGCAAGATGAGCAAAACCATTCTAATACTATTGACCTCTACCGCCTTTGGTGGGCTTGTTTCAATACTAATCAACTTCTATCAATGGCACGTAAAGTCAAAACATAAAACTGATGAAGAAGAGCGAAAGCAATTATATGATGATGTGCAATATTATCATACGAAATATCGTAATGACGAAGATGAAATCGACCATTTAAAAGAAGAAATTCGACAATTAAAAGAAGCTCAAGCTTTAGCGGAAACTTCTGAAAAGGAGGAAAGTGAAAATAATGCAAAACATAAACTTTTTCATTGAAACGGCCATAATTATTATTGCTTTCTTGTTTGTAGGGTTATATCCCTACATTCAGGAACATAATAAGCCATTAGCTGACAAATTAGATATTTGGTACCAGATTGCTCAAGTCTTAGTAAATAATGAAACAACTAAGACTGAGAAAGCTGGCGCAGAAAAGAAACAGACCGCTACTACAGCCTTAGTTAACCAGGCTAAACAATTAAAGGTACCATTAGAAAAAAATGTGGCAGCTGGTTTAGTTCAAGCTGCATATGACAAGTCTCAACAGAGTAATTCAACGACTAAATTACCTGATACAATGGGCTTTGTTTCAGATAACAAACAAGGTAGTGATTAGATGTTAAACGGAGTAGATTTAGCCAGCCCTTATCAAACTGGTTTTCCAAAATTAGGACAAGACTTTGTCATTGTTAAATTTACTGAAGGAACCTATTACACTAATCCTGATCGGATAACACAAATAGCAACGGCCGAGTTAAAGGCTGCCTACCATTTTACTGCCGGGACAGATGTAATTGCTGAAGCCAATTTTTTCTTACAAACATTTAAACCTTATATAGGACAGGCGATCCCTGTCCTTGATTACGAGGGTACTGCTCTTAATAAATGGACGCCGACACAGGTTGAACAATGGTTAGATTATGTCTATCAAAAAACAGATACTAAGCCTTGGCTTTACATGGCATTGAGTACAGAAAATAGCAAAAATTGGGCCTCAGTTGCCGCT encodes:
- a CDS encoding phage holin, LLH family, with amino-acid sequence MQNINFFIETAIIIIAFLFVGLYPYIQEHNKPLADKLDIWYQIAQVLVNNETTKTEKAGAEKKQTATTALVNQAKQLKVPLEKNVAAGLVQAAYDKSQQSNSTTKLPDTMGFVSDNKQGSD